In a single window of the Magnolia sinica isolate HGM2019 chromosome 7, MsV1, whole genome shotgun sequence genome:
- the LOC131250638 gene encoding uncharacterized protein LOC131250638 yields MTDEGDNQLSLLFLSQFISGKKSRKSNTHLFTITQEPRESFKDYITRFNEEALQVEDYDDKMTLSVVFNGLKEGKFTFSIGKNPPKMLADLIARAKKYTNVEEFSNACKNVQVTEPTGKEKMLRNEEPRPSNKRLHDHAPRDHRPSRKPKGKFRSYTPLNTSTEQFLLDIKGHKLLNWPVCMKADPDHRDKHKYCSFHQDYGHNTADCVNLKDEIKALTRKGHLR; encoded by the exons ATGACGGACGAGGGGGACAACC AACTCAGCCTACTATTCCTTAGCCAATTCATAAgcggtaagaagagtcggaagtcAAATACTCATCTGTTCACCATCACACAAGAGCCTAGGGAATCGTTTAAAGACTACATAACTCGTTTTAATGAGGAAGCATTACAGGTGGAAGACTATGACGACAAGATGACACTCTCTGTCGTGTTCAATGGTTTAAAAGAGGGAAAGTTCACCTTCTCCATTGGAAAGAATCCACCAAAGATGTTAGCTGACCTCATCGCCAGAGCTAAAAAGTATACTAATGTCGAGGAATTCTCCAATGCTTGTAAAAATGTTCAAGTGACAGAGCCGACTGGCAAGGAGAAGATGCTAAGGAACGAAGAACCTCGGCCATCCAACAAAAGACTACATGACCACGCCCCTCGTGATCATCGTCCGAGTAGGAAACCGAAGGGTAAATTTCGTTCCTACACCCCCCTCAACACGTCTACCGAGCAATTTCTATTGGACATCAAAGGGCACAAACTTCTGAATTGGCCTGTTTGTATGAAGGCTGACCCAGATCATCGGGACAAACACAAGTATTGCAGTTTTCATCAGGATTACGGCCACAACACAGCTGACTGCGTGAATCTCAAAGATGAGATCAAGGCCCTTACCCGTAAGGGTCATCTGCGTTGA